The genome window TTGGTCCTTCACCTCCCTGGTCGTAAGCGAGCCAGGACTCCGCCGCGTTTCATTGGATGGCTGATCAAGCGTGGCCTTCCTCGGCCCTTTGTCACTGACCTCATCTGCGACTGATGAGAGCTTCTCCATTACTgttggcttcttgactttCGGCTTTGCTGGTTTCCTGGGGatttcgtcttcctcctcatcttccatgACAATTCTCGTATCaaatttctttttcttgagCACTGGCATGTCGTCATCACCTTCCTCGTCGCCGAAACTGAGTAGTTGTTTCCCGCCTTtccgcttcttctttttatccttgcttgttgctgctgctgtttTAGATGGCGCTTGGGCAGCCACTCGAGATCGCTTCTTCATGTCATCGAAGGGGTTGACCAGTATCTCTATTCGTTCGATTTTCACTGGGTAGGTCGGGCGTTCCGTTGCTTCGTCCACTTCCCCCTCGCCCATTTTCGCCAAGTTGTAGATCGTGTCGCCAGCAATTCGGCCAAACAGGGTGTTCTTTCCATTGAGCTCCTCGGCCCTGTCGAGCGTGAAGAAGAACTGGCTACCATTGGTATCTGGACGCGATTCGTTCGCAGAACCCAGCAGACCACGCCGGTTGAATTTGAGTCGAGAGTGGAATTCGTCCTTGAAATTGATTCCTGTTGGTCCTGCATTCTTCCCTTGGCGCTGGTCCATGGGCCATGGATCTAGGTCGCCGCTGAATGCGCCTCCATCGTAAATGGACTCTCCTCCATTGCCGGTGCCTGTAGGATCTCCACCTTGCAATATGAAACCTGGAACTAAGCGATGGAATATTGTATTATCGTAATAGCCGTCGAGCGCTAGTTGTAAGAAGTTGCGACATGTCAACGGCGTTTGCTTCGCGAATAACTCGACGGAGAGTTCGCCCCGGGTGGTGTGAATAATAACTGAGGCAGTGGGCTGCGGTTCAAGATTATAGATCGCCGACATTGCGACGCCTTGAGTCTTGGTGAACGGAGATTGGGTATTTGCTGTTGACGTTGTAGAGTTCAAGTCGCGTGTGATGAAGACTGGAAGAGCtaagaagaagcttggcttgGCCTGCATGACAGATCCACACTGAGTCTTATCGATAACATCATCATATAGAATTCTTTGTAGATGGAAGTAAAAGAAGGATAATAGCTATGGGAGATGCGAATCTTATATTCTAGTAACTGCAATAAATTCTCTTCAAATCGTTCTAAGTTCAGGTTTCTCATCTTAAGGCTTGGACTAGATCAATAATAATGTACACGTCCAGAAATCTGGCGTTTTCCTACCCAGCCTTGAAAGCGTCACCATGCTATGTCTTCAATATGTTGCACAATTAACTGATACGGTTACCAATACACAGCGATCGCAACTCCACTATAAAACAAATGGTGTTCCTGTAGGAAGTCA of Fusarium oxysporum Fo47 chromosome I, complete sequence contains these proteins:
- a CDS encoding cyclophilin-like domain-containing protein, whose protein sequence is MQAKPSFFLALPVFITRDLNSTTSTANTQSPFTKTQGVAMSAIYNLEPQPTASVIIHTTRGELSVELFAKQTPLTCRNFLQLALDGYYDNTIFHRLVPGFILQGGDPTGTGNGGESIYDGGAFSGDLDPWPMDQRQGKNAGPTGINFKDEFHSRLKFNRRGLLGSANESRPDTNGSQFFFTLDRAEELNGKNTLFGRIAGDTIYNLAKMGEGEVDEATERPTYPVKIERIEILVNPFDDMKKRSRVAAQAPSKTAAATSKDKKKKRKGGKQLLSFGDEEGDDDMPVLKKKKFDTRIVMEDEEEDEIPRKPAKPKVKKPTVMEKLSSVADEVSDKGPRKATLDQPSNETRRSPGSLTTREVKDQSPEPEASRKTALERANEEMAALKASMRRTIHAEEPVKEKKKSALESMIPETSIRGRKRRPGAANTSASEDAKTLRMLKAFQSRLEKAPPEKDNEHTTTGAMREEGSTHAPDDEAELCDLHFIANCQSCTSWDKQEKDESDDEGWMSHSLSFAADKLGKDLSNRKKAEEELVVIDPREKARTLKDEKRAARDARQGNSGRAWDQARDAARNAKMAQAASLAGRGAK